One genomic segment of Streptomyces niveus includes these proteins:
- a CDS encoding TetR/AcrR family transcriptional regulator has product MIQAHAVRLFTERGYDATAVTDVAEAAGVSPMTVYRHFPTKEDLVLFDQNGRIVGERIAASSAAQHLVRRIGNALIESATTLTGGAHGDSPTADERFLLARLRLMISTPALRAKHLDNQYVLQRAIVDGLGDEADDPDTLFHTQAAASACLAAMHTAVMRWAEDNGRTDLPALITQAFTATFGASVFGDGAAVDGGQP; this is encoded by the coding sequence ATGATTCAGGCGCACGCGGTGCGGCTGTTCACGGAGCGCGGTTACGACGCCACGGCCGTGACCGACGTCGCCGAGGCGGCGGGCGTCTCGCCCATGACCGTCTACCGGCACTTCCCCACCAAGGAGGACCTCGTCCTCTTCGACCAGAACGGCAGGATCGTCGGCGAGCGGATCGCCGCGTCGTCCGCCGCGCAGCACCTGGTCCGCCGGATCGGCAACGCGCTCATCGAATCGGCCACGACCTTGACGGGCGGCGCCCACGGGGACAGTCCGACGGCGGACGAACGATTCCTGCTCGCCCGCCTCCGCCTCATGATCTCGACACCCGCCCTGCGCGCCAAGCACCTGGACAACCAGTACGTCCTCCAGCGGGCGATCGTCGACGGCCTCGGCGACGAGGCCGACGATCCCGACACCCTGTTCCACACCCAGGCGGCGGCGAGCGCGTGCCTGGCCGCGATGCACACGGCGGTGATGCGCTGGGCCGAGGACAACGGAAGAACGGACCTGCCCGCCCTGATCACCCAGGCGTTCACCGCCACGTTCGGCGCCAGCGTCTTCGGCGACGGCGCCGCCGTTGACGGCGGGCAACCCTAG
- a CDS encoding erythromycin esterase family protein, whose product MVTDSKDIARAVDAAAVMKLLPSRPRVLALGEPTHGVDTPLDLRNELFRQLVEQEGYRTIAIESDCLMGLVVDDYVTSGKGTIDEAMEHGFSHEFGASAANRELVRWARAYNDGRPASEQVRFAGFDGPLEITGAASPRQALTALHDYLSAEVDPDLLPCTAETLDRLLGADDRWTDPAAMMDPAASAGESAEAYELRVLADDLASLFDERTPHLIRATSRDDWDRARLYGRTALGLLRYHFWMADTSPGRMTRLVGVRDQMMADNLLALAERGPVLVHAHNAHLQRDISSMRMGDMRLEWWSAGAIVSARLGEEYAFLAMGIGTMHHQGVDAPPPDTLEGVLYALPENPCLIDPTHLTTALTDTPVVPRVSPYFGYFPLHPAHLPSMDGIVFLKDVPQNTI is encoded by the coding sequence ATGGTCACTGACAGCAAAGACATCGCCCGAGCCGTCGACGCCGCCGCCGTCATGAAGCTGCTTCCGTCCCGGCCTCGGGTGCTCGCCCTCGGCGAGCCCACCCATGGTGTGGACACTCCGCTCGACCTGCGCAACGAGTTGTTCCGTCAACTCGTCGAGCAGGAGGGCTACCGGACGATTGCGATCGAGAGCGACTGCCTGATGGGCTTGGTCGTGGACGATTACGTCACCTCGGGCAAGGGCACCATCGACGAGGCCATGGAGCACGGGTTCAGCCACGAGTTCGGCGCGTCCGCGGCCAACCGCGAACTCGTGCGCTGGGCACGCGCGTACAACGACGGCCGGCCCGCGTCCGAGCAGGTGCGCTTCGCCGGCTTCGACGGCCCGCTGGAGATCACCGGCGCCGCGAGCCCCCGGCAGGCCCTCACCGCACTCCACGACTACCTGTCGGCCGAAGTGGACCCGGATCTGCTGCCCTGCACGGCGGAGACGCTCGACCGCCTGCTCGGAGCCGACGACCGGTGGACCGATCCGGCCGCGATGATGGACCCGGCCGCGTCCGCCGGGGAGTCGGCCGAGGCGTACGAACTGCGGGTGCTCGCCGACGATCTGGCGTCACTGTTCGACGAGCGGACGCCCCACCTGATCAGGGCGACCTCACGGGACGACTGGGACCGCGCGCGCCTGTACGGACGGACCGCCCTCGGCCTGCTGCGCTACCACTTCTGGATGGCCGACACCTCACCGGGCCGTATGACGCGGCTGGTCGGCGTACGGGACCAGATGATGGCCGACAACCTCCTCGCCCTCGCCGAGCGCGGCCCGGTGCTGGTCCATGCCCACAACGCCCATCTCCAGAGGGACATCAGCTCGATGCGGATGGGAGACATGCGGCTGGAATGGTGGAGCGCCGGCGCGATCGTGAGCGCCCGCCTGGGCGAGGAGTACGCCTTCCTGGCCATGGGCATCGGCACGATGCACCACCAGGGAGTGGACGCCCCGCCGCCGGACACCCTCGAAGGAGTCCTGTACGCGCTCCCCGAGAACCCCTGCCTCATCGACCCCACCCACCTGACCACCGCCCTCACCGACACACCGGTCGTTCCACGGGTGTCCCCCTACTTCGGCTACTTCCCACTCCACCCGGCGCATCTGCCCTCGATGGACGGGATCGTGTTCCTGAAGGACGTTCCGCAGAACACGATCTAG
- a CDS encoding TioE family transcriptional regulator, with the protein MGLVATNPQSARQLRPIDLARRHGLSAQAVRNYEEAGILPAAGRTPHGYRTYTPLHALALAAFLALVPGHGHATATSIMRAVNEGEMDEAFRLIDESHAQSLDDRRTLRAVENALRDLGSATAPATAPERRAATGGMFIGPLADELGIRPATLRKWERAGLVQPRRDPLTGYRVYDEADVRDAQLAHQLRRGGYLLEQIAPLIAQVRAAGGLEPLEAALHDWRARLSARALAMLSGAAELETYLAERG; encoded by the coding sequence ATGGGGCTCGTGGCAACAAACCCTCAAAGCGCCAGACAGCTCAGGCCGATCGACCTGGCGCGTCGGCACGGTCTGTCCGCACAGGCGGTCAGGAACTACGAGGAAGCCGGCATCCTGCCGGCCGCCGGTCGCACACCGCACGGTTACCGCACCTATACACCGCTGCACGCGCTGGCTCTCGCGGCGTTCCTCGCCCTGGTGCCGGGACATGGCCACGCCACGGCGACGTCGATCATGCGGGCCGTGAACGAGGGTGAGATGGACGAGGCGTTCCGCCTCATCGACGAGAGTCACGCCCAGTCGCTGGACGACCGTCGGACTCTCCGGGCCGTGGAGAACGCCCTACGGGATCTGGGGTCCGCGACGGCACCCGCGACGGCGCCGGAACGCCGTGCGGCGACCGGCGGCATGTTCATCGGGCCGCTGGCGGACGAGCTGGGAATCCGGCCCGCGACCCTGCGCAAATGGGAGCGCGCCGGGCTGGTGCAGCCGCGCCGCGACCCCCTGACCGGGTACCGCGTCTACGACGAGGCGGATGTACGGGACGCCCAACTGGCCCACCAACTCAGGCGCGGTGGCTATCTGTTGGAGCAGATCGCCCCGCTGATCGCCCAGGTACGCGCGGCCGGCGGGCTGGAGCCGCTGGAGGCCGCGCTGCACGACTGGCGCGCCCGGCTGTCCGCCCGCGCGCTGGCGATGCTGAGCGGGGCCGCCGAGCTGGAGACGTACCTGGCCGAGCGCGGCTGA
- a CDS encoding ArsR/SmtB family transcription factor, with the protein MTDIHRDAGEAVDSVLVALADPTRRQLLELLAAQGEITATTLAAQLPVSRQAVVKHLAVLDAAGLVSGGRVGREVRYAVRPAALDATARWMAALAVDWDRRLANIKRVAEAGEREERPGRT; encoded by the coding sequence GTGACGGACATACACCGGGACGCGGGCGAGGCCGTCGACAGCGTGCTGGTGGCGCTCGCCGACCCGACCCGACGTCAGCTGCTCGAACTCCTCGCCGCGCAGGGCGAGATCACCGCGACCACGCTCGCCGCACAGCTTCCCGTCTCGCGGCAGGCGGTGGTCAAACACCTCGCGGTCCTGGACGCCGCCGGACTGGTCTCGGGCGGCCGGGTCGGACGCGAGGTGCGGTACGCGGTCCGGCCCGCCGCGCTGGACGCGACGGCCCGCTGGATGGCCGCGCTCGCGGTCGACTGGGACCGGCGCCTGGCGAACATCAAGCGCGTCGCCGAAGCGGGTGAGCGGGAGGAGCGCCCCGGCCGCACCTGA
- a CDS encoding SRPBCC domain-containing protein, protein MSEDRIERETLIAAPLERVWSLVAQPGFWVADKANLPGTVAKEGESMVAKNAEYGDFPVRVEKVEPPTYLAYRWASAFPGEELREENSTLVEFTLTPEGDGTRLRVVESGFAALSGSEELRGQAVKDNTVGWPQELGALKARAEQPSA, encoded by the coding sequence ATGAGTGAGGACCGGATCGAACGCGAAACCCTGATCGCGGCACCCCTGGAGCGGGTCTGGTCGCTGGTGGCCCAACCCGGTTTCTGGGTGGCCGACAAGGCGAACCTGCCCGGCACGGTGGCGAAGGAGGGCGAATCGATGGTGGCGAAGAACGCCGAGTACGGCGACTTCCCGGTACGGGTGGAGAAGGTCGAGCCGCCGACGTACCTGGCGTACCGCTGGGCCAGCGCGTTCCCGGGCGAGGAACTGCGCGAGGAGAACAGCACCCTCGTGGAGTTCACGCTGACGCCGGAAGGAGACGGGACGCGGCTCCGCGTGGTCGAGAGCGGATTCGCGGCGCTGAGCGGGTCCGAGGAGCTGCGCGGCCAGGCGGTGAAGGACAACACCGTCGGCTGGCCCCAGGAACTGGGCGCGCTCAAGGCGCGTGCGGAACAGCCGTCGGCGTGA
- a CDS encoding SAM-dependent methyltransferase, translating to MRNPADRTDTTRAHSARVYDYILGGEDHYPVDAEAGDAMCRHWPALPVHMRENRRFMHRAGHYLADEKGIRQFLDIGAGLPTSPNLHEIVQGVAPESRVIYVDNDPTVLAHAEAPLNGSPEGATAYIDADMRDPDTITGSPRFRELLDLDEPVGLMVIGIMHFIRPPEDQPLVQRLLEPLPSGSYLAMTIGTGDFAPEEVGRVAEEYERQNMPMVLRDLATATSFFDGLELVEPGVTQVHKWRPGAGQQDVDDRDIAMYGAVAYKP from the coding sequence ATGCGGAATCCGGCGGACCGGACAGACACCACGCGAGCGCATTCGGCGCGCGTGTACGACTACATCCTGGGCGGCGAGGATCACTACCCGGTCGACGCCGAGGCCGGTGACGCGATGTGCCGGCACTGGCCGGCGCTGCCCGTGCACATGCGGGAGAACCGCCGTTTCATGCACCGCGCCGGTCACTACCTCGCCGACGAGAAGGGCATACGGCAGTTCCTCGACATCGGCGCGGGACTGCCCACCTCGCCGAATCTGCACGAGATCGTCCAGGGCGTCGCGCCCGAGTCCCGCGTGATCTACGTCGACAACGACCCCACCGTCCTCGCGCACGCCGAAGCACCGCTGAACGGCTCACCCGAGGGCGCCACCGCCTACATCGACGCCGACATGCGGGACCCGGACACCATCACGGGCAGCCCGCGGTTCCGGGAACTGCTCGATCTGGACGAGCCGGTGGGACTCATGGTCATCGGCATCATGCACTTCATCAGGCCGCCGGAGGACCAACCGCTGGTCCAGCGGCTGCTGGAGCCGCTGCCGTCCGGCAGCTACCTGGCGATGACGATCGGGACCGGCGACTTCGCCCCCGAAGAGGTCGGCCGCGTCGCCGAGGAGTACGAGCGGCAGAACATGCCGATGGTGCTGCGCGACCTCGCCACCGCCACCTCGTTCTTCGACGGTTTGGAGCTGGTCGAGCCCGGCGTCACCCAGGTGCACAAGTGGCGGCCCGGTGCCGGCCAACAGGACGTCGACGACCGGGACATCGCCATGTACGGAGCGGTCGCGTACAAGCCCTGA
- a CDS encoding snapalysin family zinc-dependent metalloprotease yields the protein MHVRKLTGALAAALAVTASLLGGQAVAAPTTDADGALAARVVTYDASGSAEFRSAVDRGAAIWNESVDAVELRPVASGQSANIRVLADNGWPRALTTSLGNGTVWIGRQAVNEGHNTIRISSHELGHILGLPDRKPGPCTSLMSGSSAGTSCTNAYPNAAEKAEVEGYFGGRFAPKAGAVPLNTMIVD from the coding sequence ATGCACGTCCGTAAGTTGACCGGCGCGCTCGCCGCCGCCCTGGCCGTGACCGCTTCCCTGCTGGGTGGCCAGGCCGTGGCCGCTCCCACCACGGACGCGGACGGAGCCCTGGCCGCGCGAGTGGTCACCTACGACGCAAGCGGTTCCGCGGAGTTCAGGTCCGCGGTCGACCGGGGCGCGGCGATCTGGAACGAGAGCGTCGACGCCGTCGAACTGCGGCCCGTCGCGTCCGGCCAGTCCGCCAACATACGAGTCCTGGCGGACAACGGCTGGCCCCGCGCCCTCACCACGTCACTCGGCAACGGAACCGTCTGGATCGGCCGTCAGGCGGTGAACGAGGGGCACAACACGATCCGCATCTCGTCGCACGAACTGGGCCACATCCTGGGGCTGCCGGACCGCAAGCCCGGCCCCTGCACAAGCCTGATGTCCGGTTCCAGCGCGGGAACCAGCTGCACGAACGCCTATCCCAACGCGGCCGAGAAGGCCGAGGTCGAGGGCTACTTCGGCGGACGCTTCGCGCCGAAGGCCGGAGCGGTGCCGCTCAACACCATGATCGTGGACTGA
- a CDS encoding GNAT family N-acetyltransferase, translating to MAIELGRPGIDGLRRAVDVLREWQDDGAPTQLHPGDLGWFWRSGAEATAEAVRTWRRDGRILAVGLLDGPGLLRLTIVPEAHQEEELARRLVADTTDPERGVLPGGKANIEAPMGARVQDLLCEEGWDTDEPWTPLRRDLTEPVEDPGVRIETVGPERAHTYVAVHRAAFDGSRFTDEGWHAMATGSPYADARCLVAYDDHGNAVAAVTVWSAGPGRPGLLEPMGVHREHRRHGYGAAITLAAAAALRELGSSTAMVCTPSSNTAAVATYRSAGFHPQSETRDRYRDA from the coding sequence ATGGCGATCGAATTGGGCAGGCCGGGAATCGACGGGCTGAGGAGGGCCGTGGACGTACTGCGCGAGTGGCAGGACGACGGGGCGCCGACGCAACTGCATCCGGGGGACCTGGGCTGGTTCTGGAGATCGGGCGCGGAAGCGACGGCCGAGGCGGTCAGGACCTGGAGGCGGGACGGACGGATCCTCGCCGTCGGGCTGCTGGACGGTCCCGGACTGCTGCGGCTGACGATCGTGCCGGAGGCTCATCAGGAGGAGGAACTGGCGCGGCGGTTGGTCGCCGACACGACCGATCCGGAGCGCGGCGTGCTGCCCGGGGGGAAGGCGAACATCGAGGCACCGATGGGCGCGCGGGTCCAAGACCTGCTGTGCGAGGAAGGCTGGGACACCGACGAGCCGTGGACACCGTTGCGACGCGACCTCACGGAGCCGGTGGAGGACCCGGGTGTGCGGATCGAGACGGTCGGCCCGGAGCGGGCGCACACGTATGTCGCCGTGCACCGGGCGGCGTTCGACGGGTCCCGATTCACGGACGAGGGCTGGCACGCGATGGCGACCGGTTCGCCGTACGCCGACGCCCGCTGTCTGGTCGCGTACGACGACCACGGCAATGCGGTGGCGGCGGTGACGGTGTGGTCGGCGGGTCCGGGACGGCCCGGCCTGCTCGAACCGATGGGCGTGCACCGGGAACACCGCCGCCACGGCTACGGCGCGGCGATCACCCTCGCCGCGGCGGCGGCACTTCGGGAGCTGGGCTCGTCGACCGCGATGGTCTGCACCCCGAGCTCCAACACCGCCGCCGTCGCCACCTACAGGTCGGCGGGCTTCCATCCGCAGTCCGAGACCCGGGACCGGTACCGGGACGCCTGA
- a CDS encoding glucarate dehydratase family protein, translating to MRDPLNNEPHRIKDIRVTPVAFRDPPLLNTVGVHEPFALRAVVEVVTESGLLGLGETYGDLAHLERLRLAAAELTGVDVWHVQEIARRIAVVLAADTGKGGHGMSGMVTGSRTADRVLSPFEVACLDIQGKALGRPVSDLLGGAVRDRVDYSAYLFYKWAGHPGAEPDEWGAALDPDQLVAQARRMIDQYGFSAIKLKGGVFPPEEEIEAIKALRLAFPDHPLRIDPNAAWSVETSIRVGKELGGVIEYLEDPTAEIGAMARVAREVPMPLATNMCVVAFDQLKPAVAEDAVQVILSDHHFWGGLGRSRTLAGVCDTFGLGLSMHSNSHLGISLAAMTHLAAATPNLNYACDTHWPWKSPDEDVIVPDALTFRNGSVAVPTAPGLGVELDRDALARLHEQYLACGIRQRDDTGYYRRTTEPAFDPTPPRW from the coding sequence GTGCGCGACCCACTGAACAACGAGCCGCACCGGATCAAGGACATACGTGTCACGCCCGTCGCGTTCCGTGATCCGCCACTGCTCAACACCGTCGGCGTCCATGAGCCGTTCGCTCTGCGGGCCGTCGTCGAGGTCGTCACCGAATCCGGGCTGCTCGGGCTCGGCGAGACGTACGGGGACCTGGCCCATCTCGAACGGCTGCGGCTCGCGGCCGCGGAGCTGACCGGGGTCGACGTCTGGCACGTACAGGAGATCGCCCGCCGTATCGCGGTCGTACTGGCCGCCGACACCGGCAAGGGCGGCCACGGTATGAGCGGCATGGTCACGGGGAGCCGGACCGCCGACCGTGTGCTGTCGCCGTTCGAGGTGGCGTGTCTCGACATCCAGGGCAAGGCGCTCGGACGGCCGGTGAGCGACCTCCTCGGCGGAGCCGTCCGCGACCGTGTCGACTACAGCGCCTACCTCTTCTACAAGTGGGCAGGTCACCCCGGCGCGGAGCCCGACGAGTGGGGCGCCGCGCTCGATCCGGACCAACTGGTCGCGCAGGCACGGCGGATGATCGACCAGTACGGCTTCTCCGCGATCAAGCTCAAGGGCGGTGTGTTCCCGCCAGAGGAGGAGATCGAGGCGATCAAGGCTCTGCGCCTGGCGTTCCCCGATCACCCGCTGCGGATCGACCCCAACGCCGCCTGGAGTGTGGAGACATCGATCCGCGTCGGCAAGGAACTCGGCGGTGTGATCGAGTACTTGGAGGACCCGACCGCCGAGATCGGCGCGATGGCCAGGGTCGCGCGCGAGGTGCCGATGCCGCTCGCCACCAATATGTGCGTGGTGGCCTTCGACCAGCTCAAGCCCGCCGTCGCCGAGGACGCGGTGCAGGTCATCCTCTCCGACCACCACTTCTGGGGCGGTCTGGGCCGCTCCCGTACGCTCGCCGGTGTCTGCGACACGTTCGGCCTCGGGCTGTCGATGCACTCCAACTCGCATCTGGGCATCAGCCTCGCGGCGATGACCCATCTGGCGGCCGCCACCCCCAACCTCAACTACGCCTGCGACACGCACTGGCCGTGGAAGAGCCCCGACGAGGACGTCATCGTGCCCGACGCGCTGACCTTCCGGAACGGATCGGTGGCGGTCCCGACCGCACCGGGGCTGGGCGTCGAACTCGACCGCGACGCGCTGGCCAGGCTGCACGAGCAGTACCTCGCGTGCGGCATCCGTCAGCGCGACGACACCGGTTACTACCGCCGTACCACCGAACCGGCCTTCGACCCGACCCCGCCGCGGTGGTGA
- a CDS encoding 2-hydroxyacid dehydrogenase, which produces MRIVLTDPILTRFTDELTRGGADGHDWEFLADRPDSEVMRRLPAADVLVASRLTAPVAATAGRLRLVHVTGAGYDRIAMDALPPGTAVCNTFHHGPSIAEHVVMTTLMLSRRVPRADRLMREGTWESVAVDPGVSLGTTLAGRTVGVVGLGEIGRQVVRATTALGMRARAVRRDPRASLPSDLRMDRVDSEDGLDDLLAGSDVVVLTVPLSAATTGLIGAAQLARMRPHALLINVARGPLIEEDALFDALSGRRIGGAGLDVWWSHPKDGGGARGYTRPFHTLDNVVMTPHHSGHTQETFANRAHEIADNIGRLSKGEPLTNVVRGGR; this is translated from the coding sequence ATGAGAATCGTGCTGACCGACCCCATCCTCACCCGTTTCACCGACGAGTTGACCCGTGGCGGCGCGGACGGTCACGACTGGGAGTTCCTCGCCGACCGGCCGGACAGCGAGGTGATGCGCCGGCTGCCGGCCGCCGACGTACTGGTCGCGTCCCGGCTGACCGCCCCCGTGGCCGCCACCGCCGGCCGGCTGCGGCTGGTGCATGTGACCGGCGCCGGGTACGACCGGATCGCCATGGACGCGCTCCCGCCCGGCACCGCCGTGTGCAACACCTTCCATCACGGCCCCTCCATCGCGGAACACGTCGTGATGACCACGCTGATGCTCTCCCGCCGCGTGCCGCGCGCGGACCGGCTGATGCGTGAGGGGACCTGGGAGTCGGTCGCCGTGGACCCCGGAGTGTCCCTGGGCACGACGCTCGCGGGCCGTACGGTCGGAGTCGTCGGGCTCGGCGAGATCGGCCGGCAGGTGGTGCGGGCGACGACCGCGCTGGGGATGCGGGCGCGTGCGGTACGGCGCGATCCGCGGGCGTCCCTGCCAAGTGACCTGCGAATGGACCGGGTTGACAGCGAGGACGGGCTCGACGACCTGTTGGCGGGCTCGGACGTCGTCGTCCTGACCGTGCCGCTCTCGGCGGCCACGACCGGTCTGATCGGGGCGGCGCAGCTCGCCCGGATGCGCCCGCACGCCCTGCTGATCAATGTGGCGCGCGGCCCCCTCATCGAGGAGGACGCGCTGTTCGACGCGCTGTCCGGGCGGCGGATCGGCGGCGCGGGGCTGGACGTGTGGTGGAGCCACCCCAAGGACGGCGGCGGTGCGCGCGGGTACACCCGCCCGTTCCACACGCTCGACAACGTCGTGATGACGCCGCACCACTCCGGCCACACCCAGGAGACGTTCGCCAACAGGGCGCACGAGATCGCCGACAACATCGGCCGGCTCTCCAAGGGCGAGCCTCTGACGAACGTGGTGCGCGGCGGGCGCTGA
- a CDS encoding sulfite exporter TauE/SafE family protein, whose product MSLPVFALLSAVVLLGTVFQVSIGFGLGLLAAPVIALVAPSLVPVVLLLSTAVTASVLLLDGAHVNLRGAGWALLGRVPGVIAGAALVALLPARWLALCVAGVVVAGVVASVRGFRPAPTRRAVALAGMASGLMGTATSIGGPPMALVWQRMTGPELRSTMSGFFLAGSLMSLVALAAVGAVHADSLRYSALLAPAAAAGVLLARPLSDKLNVGRARAVATVLALAGAILLTVRQFI is encoded by the coding sequence GTGAGCCTGCCGGTATTCGCCCTGCTCTCTGCGGTCGTCCTGCTGGGCACGGTGTTCCAGGTGTCGATCGGCTTCGGCCTCGGGCTGCTCGCCGCTCCGGTGATCGCGCTGGTCGCGCCGTCCCTCGTCCCCGTCGTGCTGCTGCTCTCCACCGCGGTCACGGCCTCGGTCCTGCTGCTGGACGGCGCGCACGTCAACCTCCGCGGAGCGGGGTGGGCGCTGCTCGGCCGGGTACCGGGTGTGATCGCGGGCGCGGCGCTGGTGGCCCTGCTGCCCGCGCGGTGGCTGGCGCTCTGCGTCGCCGGCGTGGTCGTGGCGGGTGTCGTCGCGAGCGTCCGCGGCTTCCGGCCCGCGCCTACCAGGCGCGCCGTGGCGCTGGCGGGGATGGCGTCGGGGTTGATGGGTACGGCGACCTCCATCGGAGGCCCGCCGATGGCCCTGGTGTGGCAGCGCATGACGGGGCCGGAGCTGCGCTCCACGATGAGCGGGTTCTTCCTCGCCGGTTCGCTGATGAGTCTGGTCGCGCTCGCGGCTGTCGGCGCGGTGCACGCCGACAGCCTGCGCTACTCCGCGCTGCTGGCCCCTGCCGCCGCCGCGGGCGTACTGCTGGCGCGTCCGCTGTCCGACAAGCTGAACGTCGGTCGGGCCAGAGCCGTTGCGACGGTGCTGGCGTTGGCAGGTGCCATTTTGCTGACGGTCCGTCAGTTCATCTGA
- a CDS encoding oligopeptide/dipeptide ABC transporter ATP-binding protein — MSGASGASGVSGISGATSTPLLEVTGVTKSFRVPRNAAGHNRLTALDGVDLRLGRGETLGVVGESGCGKSTLARVLLLLERPDSGTVRFDGTDPFSLKKKELLAWRRRVQMVFQDPFASLNARMSAADIIGEPWRTHRDVAPTARARETRVRELLDLVGLRAADAFRHPNEFSGGQRQRLGIARALALDPDLIVCDEPVSALDLSVQAQVLNLLSDLQQRLQVSYVFISHDLSVVRHVADRVSVMYLGKVIEHGATEEVFDRPVHPYTSALMSAAPVLDVSGAPPRGDRVLLSGEIPSPLDPPSGCRFRTRCRYAVDKCAEEEPPVSVRDGSHEGLCHFPLSIEPVGAGPVNVGPVGAGPVGAGPAGGGGAVAGPASADR; from the coding sequence ATCTCCGGGGCTTCCGGGGCTTCCGGGGTTTCCGGGATCTCCGGAGCGACGTCCACGCCGCTGCTGGAGGTCACCGGGGTGACCAAGTCCTTCCGGGTCCCGCGCAACGCCGCCGGACACAACAGGCTGACCGCGCTGGACGGCGTCGACCTGCGCCTCGGCCGCGGCGAGACGCTCGGGGTGGTGGGCGAGTCCGGCTGCGGGAAGTCCACCCTGGCCCGGGTGCTGCTCCTGCTGGAGCGGCCGGACTCCGGGACCGTACGCTTCGACGGGACCGACCCCTTCTCCCTGAAGAAGAAGGAACTGCTCGCCTGGCGCCGGCGGGTGCAGATGGTGTTCCAGGACCCCTTCGCCTCGCTCAACGCGCGCATGTCGGCGGCCGACATCATCGGCGAACCGTGGCGCACCCACCGGGACGTGGCACCCACCGCACGGGCACGGGAGACCCGCGTACGCGAACTGCTCGACCTCGTCGGGCTGCGGGCCGCCGACGCCTTCCGTCACCCGAACGAATTCTCCGGCGGACAGCGCCAACGGCTGGGCATCGCACGCGCGTTGGCCCTGGATCCCGATCTGATCGTGTGCGACGAGCCGGTGTCCGCGCTGGACCTGTCGGTGCAGGCGCAGGTGCTCAATCTGCTCTCCGATCTCCAGCAACGGCTACAGGTCTCCTACGTGTTCATCTCCCACGACCTGTCGGTGGTCCGGCACGTCGCGGACCGGGTGTCCGTGATGTACCTCGGCAAGGTCATCGAACACGGCGCCACCGAGGAGGTGTTCGACCGGCCGGTGCACCCGTACACCTCGGCGCTCATGTCGGCGGCCCCCGTGCTGGACGTCTCCGGCGCCCCGCCGCGCGGCGACCGCGTGCTGCTGAGCGGGGAGATCCCCTCGCCGCTCGACCCGCCGTCCGGCTGCCGGTTCCGTACCCGCTGCCGGTACGCGGTCGACAAGTGCGCCGAGGAGGAGCCACCGGTGAGCGTGCGTGACGGCTCGCACGAGGGCCTGTGCCACTTCCCGCTGAGCATCGAGCCGGTGGGTGCCGGGCCGGTGAATGTCGGGCCGGTGGGTGCCGGGCCGGTGGGTGCCGGGCCGGCGGGCGGTGGGGGAGCGGTGGCCGGCCCGGCATCGGCGGACAGGTGA